The region ATTAGCCTTGCTGCCTCTGGATACCACTGATCCCAGCAAACCAAAACGCCAAGCTTACCAAGGCTAGTTTCAACTGGCTCAAAGCCAATGTCACCAGGCGTGAAGTAAAATTTCTCGTAAAATCCAGGATCATCAGGGATGTGCATTTTTCTGTATTTGCCAGCCACGCTGCCGTCGCGCTCGAAGACAAAAGCGGTGTTGTGATAAAGCCCGTCAGCCCTCTTTTCAAAGAGCGAAGTGACCAAAACTACGCCATTTTCTTTTGCCACCCTGCCCCAAAAAGCGACATCCTCTTGCCACTCATTTGCGTGATCAAAGAAATTTGTATCCTCGCTTTGGCAAAAGTACTGCGTCTGGTGCAGCTCTTGGCACACAACTAGATCAGCGCCACCTTTTTTTGCCTCAGCTATTAGCTCAAGTGTCTTTGCGATGGTCGCCTCTTTTGTCCCTTTAAATTCTTGTTGAAGTAGTGCTACTTTCATCTCATCTCCCTTCTTTGTCGTTATATGGGTCTAAATGCGTGGTTATCTGCCACGAAAAATCCTTAAATTTCTCTCTTATCTCAGCTTCAAGCGATTCGGCCACTTCGTGCGCGTCGTAAAGAGAGATATCTTTGTCAAAAACTAAATGCAGCGTTAAAAATATGGTATTTGCGCTCTGTCTTGTGTTTAGGTAGTGAAAGTCTGAAATTCTCTGCTTTGCCTTTATCATCTTGATGATCTCAGCTGTGACCTCAGGGCTTGCTGCGTGATCTAGCAAGACACCAAGGGCGTCTTTGCCAAGACTTATGGCGCTTTGAGCGATGTAGCCACTTATCACGATGCCAAAGATCGCATCTATCATCACAAATCCACTAAATTTAATGATAAGCAGCGAGATGATGACTGCAAGGTTGCTAAAAAGGTCGATCTTATAGTGCAGCGCGTCTGCTTTGATGATAAGGTTGCCACTTTTTTTAGAAATTTGGTTTAAAAATAGCACCAAACATAGCGTCACTATGACCGAAAATATCATAACACCAAGGCTTAAGCCAAGGCCTATCTCTAAATTTGGCTCGCTAAATTTCTTAACACTCTCATAAAATATATACCCAGCAGCCAGCACGATGATAACGCACTCAAATAGCGCTGCTAACGCCTCTAGCTTTGTGTAGCCAAAGTTAAATCTCTCATCGGCTTGCTTTCTTGACTTTCTAAGCGCAAATAAATTTAAAAGCGAAACGATAAAATCAAGCATCGAATCAATCGCCGAGCCAAGCACAGCGACTGAGCCGCTAAAAAGTCCAGCTGCAAATTTCACAAGTGCGAGCAAAAAAGCGCATGCTCCAGCTGCGATAACTGCCTTATTTTCGCCCTGCGTGCACTCTTGCTTATTTATGCTGTTAAACTCATAATCAAACGGACTTGACAAGGCTAAGCCCTTTTGTATCTATTTTGGCTTGAGCAGTGAAGTGAGCCATTTTGACGGACAAAAACTAGCGAATTTACACCGATGATCTTTCTATCTGGCAGTGCCTGGGCTAGTAAATTTAACACCTTTTCATCGTTTTCGTCGTTATATGTTGGCACGATTAAGGCGCCATTTATAAAGATAAAGTTTGCATAGGTGCAGCCAAGCCTTTTGCCATCATAAAATTTAGGTTTTGGTAGTGGCAGAGCAAGCAGCTTAAAGCCAGTTTTTTTAAGCTCATCCTCCATCCTTTTAAGCTCATCAAAGTGCTCATCACTCTCATCTTCGCAAGCTACGTAAGCTATCGTATCAGGCGTGATAAAGCGCGCTAAAGTGTCGATGTGGCTATCTGTGTCATCGCCTCTTATAAAGCCATTTTCAAGCCAGATGATACGCTTTAAGCCAAACAAACTTTTTAATTTTTCTTCGATTTGCTCTTTGCTAAGCGCTTTGTTTCTATTTTCATTTAGCAGGCATTTTGAGGTGGTTAAAAGCACGCCATCTCCGTTAAATTCAACACTTCCGCCCTCTAGTATCATATCAACTGGCTCAAGCTTAGTTTTATAAATTTTAGCTAGCTCTAAATTTATCGCATCATCTTTTGAACTCTTAAATTTACCGCCCCAAGCGTTAAATTTAAAGTCGTAGCTCTTGACGCCGTCCTTGGTGCAAACGTCGATCATACCGTAGTCTCTGATCCAAGTATCATCAGTCTCAAGCTTTACAAACTCTACATTTTTAAATTTCTTAAATCTATCAAAATTTGCCTCATCAGGGCAGATGAGCACCACCTTTTCATAGGGCGTAACAGCAGCCACAAGCTCCTCATAGCCCGCCAAAATCTCCTCTAAATAAGGCTCCCAGTCGCTCTTACTATGTGGCAGCGATAAAAACAAAAGCTCCTGCTCTTCCCACTCTGCATACGCTCTCACGCTCTCTCCTTGTAAATTTTATAAATTCCATAAATCGTAATGATTATCCAAAAGACTTCTATCAAAAATGAACCGAGGTTAAAGTGCACAAAAAGCGAGATTATAAGTAGCACCGCACCTACTAAATTTATTATCTGATAGGCTAGATCGCGGCTATTTAGACGGCCGATCTGAAGTAAAAAGTAGCCCATCACGATGCAAATCATCCCTAAAAAGCCGATGATCTGAAAAAGATCGATCAAATTTTATCCTTTTTGTAAGCTTAAATTTAAAGCGTGATCATATCTAATTAGTTTTAAATTTATGATTATGGGATAAAATAACTCCATTTTTCAGATTGGATTAAAGTTTATGGATTTTGAGTTTATCGAGAAATTTTACCCCCTTTTTGTAAAGGCTGGGATTCTCACCTGCCAGATCGCCTTTTTAGGGATCGTTTTTTCTATTTTGATAGGCATTTTTTGCATGGCTGTGAAATTTTACAAGCTAAAATTTCTCTCAAAACTAGTTGATTGCTACGTTGAGCTTTCAAGAAACACGCCGCTTCTTATCCAACTCTTCTTTTTATACTACGGCTTGCCAAAGCTTGGAGTGTCGATGAGCGGCTTTACCTGTGCGGTCGCGGGACTTAGCTTTCTTGGTGGCAGCTATATGAGCGAGAGCTTTAGACTTGGCTTTGAGGCGGTGAGAAGGTCGCAGATAGAAGCAGGACTTAGCATCGCACTTAGTAAAAATCAGCTCCTAAGATATGTCATCTTGCCACAAGCCTTTAGCGTGGCTCTGCCAAGCATCAGCGCAAACGTCATATTTTTGCTAAAAGAGACAAGTATCGTTAGTATCGTAGCACTTGCTGATCTAGTCTACGTCGCAAAGGATCTCATCGGACTTTACTACAAGACAGACGAGGCGCTTTTTATGCTAGTTATTAGCTATCTTGTCATCATCTTGCCAGTCTCACTGGCGCTTAGCTACGTCGAAAAAAGGGTGAGAAATGCAAGGAGTTAGTATATTATTTGACACGCAAAATTTACTAAGGCTGCTTGAAGGTCTTGTGGTAAGCACTGAAATTTCATTTATCTCGATCATCATCTCCGTTATCGGCGGCCTCATACTTGGCGTTTTGATGAGCATGAAAAACAAATTTATCTATTTTGTTTTAAAAATTTGCCTCGAGATCGTTCGTATAATGCCTCAGATCGTCTGGTTATTTTTATTTTATTTTGGCGTTAGCAAGGCTTTTGATATCCACATCTCAGCATTTACTGCCTCGCTCATCGTCTTTAGCCTTTGGGGCGTTTTTGAGATGATGGATATCGTGCGCGGCGCTATC is a window of Campylobacter concisus DNA encoding:
- a CDS encoding carbon-nitrogen hydrolase, which codes for MKVALLQQEFKGTKEATIAKTLELIAEAKKGGADLVVCQELHQTQYFCQSEDTNFFDHANEWQEDVAFWGRVAKENGVVLVTSLFEKRADGLYHNTAFVFERDGSVAGKYRKMHIPDDPGFYEKFYFTPGDIGFEPVETSLGKLGVLVCWDQWYPEAARLMALKGAKILIYPTAIGWFEGDSDDEKSRQLEAWVAVQRGHSVANGLPVVAVNRVGFEKDDSGVMDGIKFWGNSFVFGPQGEQLFRANSTDELCKIVEIDMKRSEQVRRIWPFLRDRRIDAYANITKRFID
- a CDS encoding cation diffusion facilitator family transporter, translated to MSSPFDYEFNSINKQECTQGENKAVIAAGACAFLLALVKFAAGLFSGSVAVLGSAIDSMLDFIVSLLNLFALRKSRKQADERFNFGYTKLEALAALFECVIIVLAAGYIFYESVKKFSEPNLEIGLGLSLGVMIFSVIVTLCLVLFLNQISKKSGNLIIKADALHYKIDLFSNLAVIISLLIIKFSGFVMIDAIFGIVISGYIAQSAISLGKDALGVLLDHAASPEVTAEIIKMIKAKQRISDFHYLNTRQSANTIFLTLHLVFDKDISLYDAHEVAESLEAEIREKFKDFSWQITTHLDPYNDKEGR
- a CDS encoding agmatine deiminase family protein, whose product is MRAYAEWEEQELLFLSLPHSKSDWEPYLEEILAGYEELVAAVTPYEKVVLICPDEANFDRFKKFKNVEFVKLETDDTWIRDYGMIDVCTKDGVKSYDFKFNAWGGKFKSSKDDAINLELAKIYKTKLEPVDMILEGGSVEFNGDGVLLTTSKCLLNENRNKALSKEQIEEKLKSLFGLKRIIWLENGFIRGDDTDSHIDTLARFITPDTIAYVACEDESDEHFDELKRMEDELKKTGFKLLALPLPKPKFYDGKRLGCTYANFIFINGALIVPTYNDENDEKVLNLLAQALPDRKIIGVNSLVFVRQNGSLHCSSQNRYKRA
- a CDS encoding CBU_0592 family membrane protein, which encodes MIDLFQIIGFLGMICIVMGYFLLQIGRLNSRDLAYQIINLVGAVLLIISLFVHFNLGSFLIEVFWIIITIYGIYKIYKERA
- a CDS encoding amino acid ABC transporter permease translates to MDFEFIEKFYPLFVKAGILTCQIAFLGIVFSILIGIFCMAVKFYKLKFLSKLVDCYVELSRNTPLLIQLFFLYYGLPKLGVSMSGFTCAVAGLSFLGGSYMSESFRLGFEAVRRSQIEAGLSIALSKNQLLRYVILPQAFSVALPSISANVIFLLKETSIVSIVALADLVYVAKDLIGLYYKTDEALFMLVISYLVIILPVSLALSYVEKRVRNARS
- a CDS encoding amino acid ABC transporter permease; this encodes MQGVSILFDTQNLLRLLEGLVVSTEISFISIIISVIGGLILGVLMSMKNKFIYFVLKICLEIVRIMPQIVWLFLFYFGVSKAFDIHISAFTASLIVFSLWGVFEMMDIVRGAITSIPKHQFESAASLGLSKFQIYFYVIIPLATRRLVPGAVNLLSRMIKTTSIVVLIGVVEVVKVGQQIIERNVFTNPMAPFWIYTLIFFLYFTICYPVSKLSKKLEEKWS